The following are encoded together in the Malaya genurostris strain Urasoe2022 chromosome 3, Malgen_1.1, whole genome shotgun sequence genome:
- the LOC131435064 gene encoding LOW QUALITY PROTEIN: protein NCBP2AS2 homolog (The sequence of the model RefSeq protein was modified relative to this genomic sequence to represent the inferred CDS: inserted 1 base in 1 codon) — translation MVLRFILRYLANNEQIIQRMADSYIMRRAAQFLVGAYYRTRTIAQEQKLMEMSXENFKRMLDTFKNKINQEIEAAKKHTKKRK, via the exons ATGGTATTGCGCTTTATATTACGATACCTGGCTAACAACGAGCAGATAATACAACGTATGGCAGATAGCTATATCATGCGTCGAGCTGCTCAGTTTCTTGTGGGTGCTTATTATCGCACCCGAACAATTGCTCAAGAACAGAAATTGATGGAAATGT CAGAGAACTTCAAACGTATGTTAGATACATTCAAGAACAAAATCAATCAGGAAATTGAAGCGGCTAAAAAACACACGAAAAAACGTAAGTGA
- the LOC131435063 gene encoding mediator of RNA polymerase II transcription subunit 9, producing MESVQMDHVDVKPQITACNIVETTIVTGTSESQKPAEIEILPVVYEIIRSVEKDPVDNAAKQRESHDCSQKVLELQRRLEIARRIVRQLPGIEFSKEEQLRRLESLRKQLALKQQLIKKYKNVQF from the exons ATGGAATCGGTGCAAATGGATCATGTTGATGTAAAACCGCAAATTACTGCTTGCAATATCGTTGAAACCACAATAGTTACAGGAACATCCGAATCACAGAAACCTgcagaaattgaaattttaccgGTTGTTTATGAAATAATACGAAG TGTTGAAAAAGATCCTGTGGATAACGCGGCCAAGCAGAGGGAAAGTCACGATTGCAGTCAAAAG GTACTAGAATTGCAAAGGCGATTAGAAATAGCACGACGCATAGTTCGTCAGTTACCCGGAATAGAATTTAGCAAAGAGGAACAATTACGCCGTTTAGAAAGTCTTCGAAAACAATTAGCATTGAAACAACAACTAATTAAGAAATATAAGAACGTGCAGTTTTAG